Proteins co-encoded in one Kribbella solani genomic window:
- a CDS encoding RNA polymerase sigma-70 factor — protein MTEEQLAHEFAEHRPVLVGAAYRVVGSVSDAEDVVQEAWLRWSAIEHDDIRDPRAYLIRITTRLALNRLREQKARREQYVGPWLPEPISALESPDDPAAAVELADSVSMAMLVVLETLSPLERATFVLREVFDLPYDEIAETLGRSEAAVRQLAHRARGHVHARQPRHHVDKASHDEVTLRFMQAAGSGDFDQVVALLAPDAVLISDGGGKKQAALRPIQGAEKIARWLFGVIAGNPGFEIRMATLNDEQAFIAYYGDQPDTVTFLKCTDGLITELYLLRNPDKLGDVPPRSTLEP, from the coding sequence GTGACTGAAGAACAGCTCGCCCACGAGTTCGCCGAGCACCGGCCGGTACTGGTCGGGGCGGCGTACCGGGTGGTCGGGAGTGTCAGTGACGCGGAGGACGTGGTCCAGGAAGCCTGGCTGCGTTGGTCCGCGATCGAACATGACGACATCCGCGACCCACGGGCGTACCTGATCCGGATCACCACCCGCCTGGCGCTGAACCGGCTGCGTGAACAGAAGGCGAGGCGGGAGCAGTACGTCGGACCGTGGCTGCCGGAGCCGATCAGTGCGCTGGAATCGCCGGACGATCCGGCGGCCGCGGTCGAGCTGGCGGACTCGGTCAGCATGGCGATGCTCGTCGTACTGGAGACGCTGTCGCCGCTGGAGCGGGCCACGTTCGTACTGCGCGAGGTGTTCGATCTCCCGTACGACGAGATCGCGGAAACGCTCGGCCGATCGGAAGCCGCGGTCCGGCAGCTCGCACACCGGGCCCGCGGGCACGTCCACGCCCGGCAGCCGCGGCATCACGTCGACAAGGCCAGCCATGACGAGGTGACGTTGCGGTTCATGCAGGCGGCCGGTTCGGGCGACTTCGATCAGGTGGTCGCGCTGCTCGCGCCGGATGCGGTACTGATCAGCGACGGCGGTGGCAAGAAGCAGGCCGCGCTGCGCCCGATCCAGGGCGCGGAGAAGATCGCCCGGTGGTTGTTCGGCGTGATCGCGGGCAATCCCGGTTTCGAGATCCGGATGGCCACGCTGAACGACGAGCAGGCCTTCATCGCGTACTACGGCGACCAGCCGGACACGGTCACCTTCCTGAAGTGCACCGACGGCCTGATCACCGAGCTGTACCTGCTGCGGAACCCGGACAAGCTCGGGGACGTACCGCCCCGGAGCACCCTCGAGCCGTAG
- the argC gene encoding N-acetyl-gamma-glutamyl-phosphate reductase — protein MSVTVAVAGASGYAGGELLRLLSGHPDVEIGAVTAGGNAGTALGAHHPHLVPLAGRILVETTAETLAGHDVVFLALPHGQSAVIAEQLGNDVTVIDCGADFRLLEADAWVEFYGGVHAGAWPYGLPELPGQRDKLRGAHRVAVPGCYPTVSTLALLPAVQAGLVDASQLVVVAVSGTSGAGKAPKAHLLGAEVMGSASAYGVGGVHRHTPEIEQNLAPYSDQPVSVSFTPVLVPMARGILATCSAPMADSADYETLRKAYEVAYADEPFVHLLPEGQWPQTQATLGANTVQLQVALDQRTGRAVIVAAMDNLTKGTAGAAVQCMNLAKGLTETTALPLVGVAP, from the coding sequence ATGAGCGTGACGGTGGCGGTGGCCGGGGCCAGTGGATATGCCGGGGGTGAGCTGCTCCGGTTGCTGAGCGGTCACCCGGACGTGGAGATCGGCGCCGTGACCGCCGGCGGGAACGCCGGTACGGCGCTCGGCGCGCACCACCCGCACCTCGTGCCGCTGGCCGGGCGCATCCTCGTCGAGACCACGGCGGAAACGCTCGCCGGTCACGACGTGGTCTTCCTCGCGCTGCCGCACGGACAGTCCGCCGTCATCGCCGAGCAACTCGGCAACGACGTCACCGTGATCGACTGCGGCGCGGACTTCCGGTTGCTCGAGGCCGACGCGTGGGTGGAGTTCTACGGGGGAGTGCATGCAGGCGCCTGGCCGTACGGACTGCCGGAGCTGCCCGGGCAACGGGACAAGCTCCGCGGTGCGCATCGGGTCGCCGTACCGGGGTGTTATCCGACCGTATCCACGCTGGCCCTGCTGCCCGCGGTACAGGCCGGACTGGTTGACGCGAGTCAGTTGGTCGTCGTCGCGGTCAGCGGTACGTCCGGCGCGGGCAAGGCGCCGAAGGCACATCTGCTCGGTGCGGAGGTGATGGGTTCTGCCTCGGCGTACGGGGTCGGCGGCGTACACCGGCACACTCCGGAGATCGAGCAGAACCTCGCGCCGTACTCGGATCAGCCGGTGAGCGTTTCGTTCACGCCGGTCCTCGTACCGATGGCCCGCGGCATTCTCGCCACGTGCAGCGCACCGATGGCCGATTCCGCCGACTACGAGACGCTGCGGAAGGCGTACGAGGTCGCATACGCGGATGAGCCTTTCGTACACCTGCTGCCCGAAGGGCAATGGCCGCAGACACAGGCCACGCTCGGCGCGAACACCGTGCAGTTGCAGGTCGCACTCGACCAGCGCACCGGCCGCGCCGTGATCGTGGCCGCCATGGACAACCTCACCAAGGGCACCGCCGGCGCCGCCGTGCAGTGCATGAACCTGGCCAAGGGTCTGACCGAGACCACGGCCCTGCCCCTCGTAGGAGTAGCCCCGTGA
- a CDS encoding Ig-like domain-containing protein: MRATRAGLAIVLATVLLNAGTATAYQVPTAPFAAGDSATTVMPGSGLRQTITATGQTELGDPTTVAFRGLGPTTYQPALAKTTPAQDVVVNTGDCASTGGCGDRGTITIAFSQPVRNPVLHLGGIGGSVTRTVSNRTTAQSELHAILKLSTAGLSLTKLVPCIGDSLVLAAPRHAPRGSGGTATMEKHRGCPSATTMHAPGHRNHSNNLRRRALGPGNNLAVTSDTITAANDDSGPNCVNTKSSSGLDASATAACGSVRVNGVVTKVTFGVTALFTKHPKLPATNNGSSGDAFSIVASTPEDFGDAPASYGTASSVISDVHLGKDVTEDNAGVANGTTGPVTPDQGDDGVVFKPLRTNQTTYAADLRLTGASKAGRACAWIDVNLNGSFDPGERACAPFAAGQSTVTLRWTELAPKAGAAYARVRVGYNDAQVEKPTGAADSGEVEDYPLPITPPPPPVLTDDTATTAFGTAVVVKVLANDKPGDPGTPLAPATLCLIDGSNCVPMVNVVGQAKYVANADGTIRVEPVPGFFGAAKPVTYRVADGNGTTATAKLTVTVALPDRPVANPDTISTPQNVSVSVKPLANDSAAAGVTLVPGSVVLRDPADATFKKKVVIASEGEYVVKPDGGVDFVPRPRFTGVGTSIGYRVSDSTKQTAESTLTVTVRVVTPVANGDSVSTAFDTEVVVPVLENDLPGSPDAPLVPATLKLVDPVGDELVDKITVARQGTYLVADGKVTFEPVHGFSGVATAVTYQVLDKNGTAARAALTVSVNAPGPPVANPDTITTLQGRSVVVAVLENDKSGPTGAALVPATVRLLAPPAQLASSRPVTSLVIAGQGKYTAKPNGKVLFEPLPTFSGAATPIGYQVADSNGAIGRSTLTARVTKVQPDATDDTATTPYDTTATVPVLANDDAGDPSVPLVPSSVRLIDPATKEPKATVVVAGQATYTTTPEGKIVVDPLPKFTGRATPIGYRVSDVNGTITTATLTVTVAKPPAPTAEPDTATGKQNLPLRVMPLANDTAGRGSGLDPRSLTLLDPADGAQKKLVKIPGQAVYQVNPDGTVTAYPLPAFTGTATKVTYRIADWFGQAARSTIAVTITPIMPVAVDDAARTAYAKPVTINVLANDKPGDPSAPLVPASLTLLDPADGLPKVTVSIPNEGVYTTTGGAVRFVPSATFRGPGTPIGYQVADRNGTRTTARLTVTVGRPPVAIADSATTLQNVTVTVSVLANDRPGTNATLDRSTVGLIDPAARTTGYVRKVTVANQGTYSVLPTGAVEFDPLPAFHGKALPINYRVADSDGNYAASTLSVTVTPIWPVTIDDSAITPFEHAITVNVLANDKPGDPSAPLVPASLVLKDPTGRYGKTMTRGGEGSYRAANDGTVTFTPAKGFQGVTTPVTYRIADANGTTAEGLLLLTVGKGPSAVADAVTTKQNVTVTVDPLANDDPGTGAELDRTSVQLYAGDWDRKAVIPGQGVFTVNTASGKITFDPEPAYRGVVSIPYRVTDSTGNTTSAAVSVTVSPVVPIATDDAASTAYETPLSVNVLANDKPGDASAPLVPAGVRVIDPVTGEPLPALVVPGEGTFTVQPNGSIRFAPVDGFAGATVPVGYEVADRNGTIGAATLTVTVQARPVAMPDAARTKQHVAVTIDPLANDKPGPDAKLDPDSLLLVGPDGALVDDVTVAGQGTYVVANGKVTFSPTATFTGTARPVAYEVKDSNRNSARATITVTVVPVRPVVVDDSADTAFGTAVEVNVLGNDKAGDPSAPLRPESVVLRDPVDGKEKKTVTVPKEGAFAVGVGGTITYTPVKGFVGTTRSIAYRVTDANGTSDTALLDVTVSGPLLARAAPDAATGTPGNAVAVNPLLNDSGEIQPSSVCLRTATGTCTKHVTDGAGTWSVAGDGTVTLKPAAAFTGTAKVTYQRTDDTGETVTAPVKFTVGADADDFGTYAPAAFPLTGGIPPIVLTLGVLLAALGATLILMARTRK, from the coding sequence ATGCGGGCAACCCGAGCGGGCCTGGCGATTGTGCTCGCCACCGTTCTCCTCAACGCCGGTACCGCCACCGCGTACCAGGTGCCGACCGCGCCGTTCGCGGCCGGCGACTCCGCGACCACCGTGATGCCGGGTTCCGGTTTGCGGCAGACGATCACGGCAACCGGGCAGACCGAGCTCGGTGACCCGACGACGGTCGCGTTCCGCGGCCTCGGGCCGACTACCTACCAGCCCGCGCTCGCCAAGACGACTCCCGCGCAGGACGTGGTGGTGAACACCGGCGACTGCGCGTCCACCGGCGGTTGTGGCGACCGCGGCACGATCACGATCGCGTTCTCCCAGCCGGTCCGGAACCCGGTCCTGCACCTCGGCGGCATCGGCGGCTCCGTCACCCGGACGGTAAGCAACCGTACGACCGCGCAGTCCGAACTGCACGCGATCCTCAAGCTCAGCACCGCTGGTCTCAGCCTGACGAAGCTAGTGCCCTGCATCGGAGATTCTTTGGTGCTTGCGGCGCCCAGGCACGCACCTCGCGGCAGCGGAGGAACAGCCACGATGGAAAAACATCGAGGCTGCCCCTCCGCCACCACGATGCACGCACCTGGACACCGCAATCACTCAAACAATCTCCGACGCAGGGCACTTGGCCCGGGCAACAACCTCGCGGTCACCAGTGACACGATCACCGCGGCCAACGACGACAGCGGCCCGAACTGCGTGAACACCAAGTCCTCGTCCGGTCTGGACGCCTCGGCGACGGCGGCGTGCGGCTCGGTCCGCGTGAACGGTGTCGTGACCAAGGTGACCTTCGGCGTCACTGCCTTGTTCACCAAGCACCCGAAACTGCCCGCGACGAACAACGGTTCGTCCGGTGACGCGTTCTCGATCGTCGCGTCCACACCGGAGGACTTCGGCGATGCACCCGCGTCGTACGGCACCGCGTCGTCGGTGATCAGCGACGTACACCTCGGGAAGGACGTCACCGAGGACAACGCGGGCGTCGCGAACGGTACGACTGGCCCGGTCACGCCGGACCAGGGCGACGACGGCGTCGTGTTCAAGCCGCTGCGCACCAACCAGACCACGTACGCGGCCGACCTGCGGCTGACCGGCGCGTCGAAGGCCGGGCGGGCTTGTGCGTGGATCGACGTCAACCTGAACGGCAGCTTCGATCCGGGCGAGCGCGCCTGTGCGCCGTTCGCGGCCGGCCAAAGCACGGTGACGTTGCGCTGGACCGAGCTCGCTCCGAAGGCAGGAGCCGCGTACGCGCGAGTGCGGGTCGGCTACAACGACGCGCAGGTCGAGAAACCGACCGGTGCGGCGGACTCCGGCGAGGTCGAGGACTACCCGCTGCCGATCACGCCGCCGCCTCCGCCGGTGCTGACCGACGACACCGCGACCACCGCGTTCGGCACGGCCGTGGTGGTGAAGGTGCTCGCCAACGACAAGCCGGGTGATCCGGGTACGCCGCTGGCGCCCGCGACGCTGTGCCTGATCGACGGGAGCAACTGCGTTCCGATGGTGAACGTGGTCGGCCAGGCGAAGTACGTGGCCAACGCCGACGGGACGATCCGGGTCGAACCGGTGCCGGGGTTCTTCGGCGCGGCCAAGCCGGTCACCTATCGGGTTGCCGACGGCAACGGGACGACCGCTACCGCGAAGCTGACCGTGACCGTCGCGCTGCCGGACCGGCCGGTGGCGAACCCGGACACCATCAGTACGCCGCAGAACGTCAGCGTTTCGGTGAAGCCGCTGGCCAACGACAGCGCGGCCGCGGGCGTCACGCTCGTACCCGGCTCGGTCGTCCTGCGTGATCCGGCGGACGCGACGTTCAAGAAGAAGGTCGTGATCGCGAGCGAGGGCGAGTACGTGGTGAAGCCGGACGGGGGTGTGGATTTCGTTCCGCGGCCACGGTTCACCGGAGTCGGTACGTCGATCGGTTATCGGGTCAGCGACAGTACGAAGCAGACGGCCGAGTCGACGCTGACGGTGACTGTTCGGGTGGTGACTCCGGTTGCCAACGGTGATTCGGTGTCTACCGCGTTCGACACCGAGGTTGTCGTGCCGGTGCTGGAGAACGATCTGCCCGGGTCGCCGGATGCGCCGTTGGTGCCGGCGACCTTGAAGCTGGTTGATCCGGTTGGCGATGAGCTGGTCGACAAGATCACGGTTGCTCGGCAGGGTACGTATCTGGTGGCGGACGGGAAGGTCACGTTCGAGCCGGTGCACGGGTTCAGTGGCGTCGCGACGGCGGTCACGTATCAGGTGCTGGACAAGAACGGTACGGCCGCGCGGGCGGCGCTGACGGTGTCGGTGAACGCGCCGGGGCCGCCGGTGGCGAACCCTGACACGATCACGACGCTCCAGGGCCGATCGGTAGTGGTCGCTGTGCTGGAGAACGACAAATCCGGCCCGACGGGCGCGGCCCTGGTCCCGGCAACCGTCCGCCTGCTCGCCCCGCCGGCGCAGCTGGCCTCATCCCGGCCCGTGACCTCACTCGTGATTGCCGGGCAGGGGAAGTACACCGCGAAGCCGAACGGCAAGGTGCTGTTCGAGCCGCTGCCTACCTTCAGCGGCGCCGCCACCCCGATCGGCTATCAAGTTGCCGACAGCAACGGCGCGATCGGGAGGTCGACCCTGACGGCGCGTGTCACGAAAGTCCAGCCGGATGCAACCGACGACACCGCCACCACGCCGTACGACACGACGGCGACCGTCCCGGTGCTGGCGAACGACGACGCCGGCGACCCGTCCGTACCGCTGGTCCCGAGCAGTGTCCGCCTGATCGACCCGGCCACGAAGGAGCCGAAGGCAACGGTCGTCGTAGCCGGCCAGGCGACGTACACGACCACGCCCGAAGGCAAGATCGTCGTCGACCCGCTGCCGAAGTTCACCGGCCGGGCGACGCCGATCGGCTACCGCGTCTCCGACGTGAACGGCACCATCACCACCGCGACCCTGACGGTCACGGTCGCCAAACCACCCGCGCCGACCGCCGAACCCGACACCGCAACCGGCAAACAGAACCTGCCGCTCCGCGTCATGCCGCTCGCCAACGACACGGCGGGCCGCGGCAGCGGTCTCGATCCGCGCAGCCTGACCCTGCTCGACCCGGCCGACGGCGCGCAGAAGAAGCTGGTGAAGATCCCGGGCCAGGCCGTGTACCAGGTCAATCCGGACGGCACGGTCACCGCGTATCCGCTCCCGGCCTTCACCGGTACGGCGACCAAGGTGACGTACCGGATCGCTGACTGGTTCGGTCAGGCCGCCCGGTCGACGATCGCGGTGACGATCACGCCGATCATGCCGGTCGCGGTCGATGACGCGGCCCGGACGGCGTACGCCAAGCCGGTCACGATCAACGTGCTGGCGAACGACAAGCCGGGTGACCCGAGCGCGCCGCTGGTCCCGGCGAGTCTGACGCTCCTCGACCCGGCCGACGGATTGCCGAAGGTAACCGTGAGCATCCCGAACGAGGGCGTGTACACGACCACCGGGGGAGCAGTTCGGTTCGTGCCGAGCGCGACGTTCCGCGGACCAGGTACGCCGATCGGCTACCAGGTTGCCGACCGCAACGGAACCAGGACGACGGCCCGGCTGACGGTCACGGTCGGCCGCCCACCGGTAGCGATCGCTGACAGCGCCACCACCCTGCAGAACGTCACCGTCACGGTGAGCGTCCTGGCCAACGACCGCCCGGGGACCAACGCGACGCTCGACCGGAGCACGGTCGGGCTGATTGATCCGGCCGCGCGCACCACCGGGTACGTGCGCAAGGTGACGGTCGCGAACCAGGGCACGTACTCGGTGCTGCCGACGGGAGCGGTCGAGTTCGATCCGCTTCCGGCGTTCCACGGCAAGGCGCTGCCGATCAACTACCGGGTCGCCGACTCGGACGGGAACTACGCGGCCTCGACGCTCAGTGTCACGGTCACGCCGATCTGGCCGGTCACGATCGACGACTCGGCGATCACCCCGTTCGAGCACGCGATCACGGTGAACGTCCTGGCGAACGACAAGCCGGGCGATCCGTCGGCGCCACTGGTTCCGGCGAGTCTGGTGCTGAAGGATCCGACCGGCCGGTACGGCAAGACGATGACGCGCGGCGGCGAGGGCAGCTACCGCGCCGCCAATGACGGGACAGTCACGTTCACGCCCGCGAAGGGCTTCCAGGGCGTGACGACCCCCGTGACGTACCGGATCGCGGACGCGAACGGCACCACCGCGGAAGGCCTGCTGCTGTTGACGGTCGGCAAGGGACCGTCGGCGGTGGCGGATGCGGTCACCACCAAGCAGAACGTGACGGTCACCGTCGATCCGCTGGCGAACGACGATCCGGGTACGGGCGCCGAGCTCGACCGGACCAGCGTGCAACTGTACGCCGGTGACTGGGACCGCAAGGCCGTGATTCCCGGACAGGGTGTGTTCACGGTGAACACCGCCTCCGGAAAGATCACGTTCGACCCGGAACCGGCGTACCGCGGCGTCGTGTCGATCCCGTACCGGGTCACCGACTCCACCGGCAACACCACGAGTGCGGCCGTCTCGGTCACGGTCTCGCCGGTCGTACCGATCGCCACGGACGATGCGGCCAGCACGGCGTACGAGACGCCGCTGAGCGTGAACGTGCTCGCGAACGACAAGCCCGGGGACGCGAGCGCGCCGCTCGTTCCGGCCGGTGTCCGCGTGATCGATCCGGTCACCGGCGAACCGCTGCCGGCGCTGGTCGTACCCGGCGAAGGAACCTTCACCGTGCAGCCGAACGGGTCGATCCGTTTCGCGCCGGTCGATGGGTTCGCCGGCGCGACGGTCCCGGTCGGGTACGAGGTCGCGGATCGCAACGGGACCATCGGCGCCGCCACGCTGACGGTGACCGTGCAGGCGCGGCCGGTCGCGATGCCCGACGCCGCGCGGACCAAGCAGCACGTTGCGGTGACGATCGACCCACTCGCCAACGACAAGCCAGGTCCGGACGCGAAGCTCGATCCGGACTCGCTGCTGCTGGTCGGGCCCGACGGTGCGCTGGTCGATGACGTGACGGTGGCCGGCCAAGGTACGTACGTGGTTGCCAACGGCAAGGTCACGTTCAGCCCGACGGCGACCTTCACGGGCACCGCGCGACCGGTCGCGTACGAGGTGAAGGACAGCAACCGGAACTCGGCCCGCGCGACCATCACCGTCACGGTCGTTCCGGTCCGGCCGGTGGTCGTCGACGACAGCGCGGACACTGCCTTCGGTACGGCGGTCGAGGTGAACGTCCTCGGCAACGACAAGGCCGGCGACCCGTCCGCACCGCTCCGGCCGGAGTCGGTCGTGCTGCGTGATCCGGTGGACGGCAAGGAGAAGAAGACCGTGACGGTGCCGAAGGAAGGTGCCTTCGCCGTCGGCGTGGGCGGCACCATCACGTACACGCCGGTGAAGGGTTTTGTCGGTACGACGCGATCGATCGCCTACCGGGTCACCGACGCGAACGGGACGTCCGACACCGCGCTGCTCGACGTGACGGTCTCCGGACCGCTGCTCGCGCGAGCGGCGCCGGACGCGGCCACCGGTACGCCGGGCAACGCGGTCGCGGTGAATCCGCTGCTCAACGACAGCGGCGAGATCCAGCCGAGCTCGGTCTGTCTCCGCACGGCGACAGGCACGTGTACGAAGCACGTGACCGACGGCGCGGGCACGTGGTCGGTCGCCGGGGACGGCACGGTCACGCTCAAACCCGCCGCCGCGTTCACCGGCACCGCGAAGGTCACGTATCAGCGCACCGACGACACCGGCGAGACGGTCACCGCACCGGTGAAGTTCACGGTCGGCGCGGACGCCGACGACTTCGGCACGTACGCCCCGGCCGCCTTCCCGCTCACCGGTGGGATCCCGCCGATCGTCCTCACCCTCGGCGTCCTGCTCGCCGCCCTCGGCGCGACCCTGATCCTGATGGCCCGCACCCGCAAGTGA
- a CDS encoding carboxymuconolactone decarboxylase family protein — translation MARIGLEHRRTASVRLVEWISRRRFRKVPDPVKVALHHRPVLLSTALLEGTAGNWKALDPGLKALSVMVASAQIGCSWCMDFGYWEFHHQGVDPVKLRDVPRWRDSDVYTDLERAVMDYTEAMTATPPEVTDEQVERLRRDLSEKEFVELTAMVALENFRSRVNAAVGLTSQGFKEYCELRPAK, via the coding sequence ATGGCGCGGATCGGGCTCGAGCACCGGCGGACGGCGAGCGTACGGCTCGTGGAATGGATCAGCCGGCGGAGGTTCCGGAAAGTCCCGGACCCGGTGAAAGTAGCGCTGCACCACCGGCCGGTACTGCTCTCGACCGCCCTGCTGGAAGGTACGGCCGGCAACTGGAAGGCGCTCGACCCGGGGCTGAAGGCGCTCAGCGTGATGGTCGCGTCGGCCCAGATCGGGTGCAGCTGGTGCATGGACTTCGGATATTGGGAGTTCCATCACCAGGGCGTGGACCCGGTCAAACTGCGCGATGTGCCAAGGTGGCGGGACAGCGACGTCTACACGGATCTGGAGCGCGCGGTGATGGACTACACCGAGGCGATGACGGCGACGCCGCCGGAGGTGACCGACGAGCAGGTCGAGCGGCTGCGGCGGGACCTCAGCGAGAAGGAGTTCGTCGAGCTGACCGCGATGGTCGCGCTGGAGAACTTCCGCTCCCGCGTCAACGCCGCCGTCGGCCTCACCAGCCAGGGCTTCAAGGAGTACTGCGAACTGAGGCCGGCCAAGTGA
- the argJ gene encoding bifunctional glutamate N-acetyltransferase/amino-acid acetyltransferase ArgJ: MTVDITPDTALDPGVDRSAGVTAPAGFRAAGVIAGIKPAGTPDLTVVVNDGPHDVAAGVFTTNKVKAAPVLWSQQVLTAGVLKAVVLNSGGANACTGPEGFQDTHKTAEELASLLGVGAAEVGVCSTGLIGERLPMAALIPGLSLAVDALGNGPEHGLAAATAVMTTDNVPKQAALKHPGGWSIGGFAKGAGMCAPNMATMLSVITTDAVLDQPHLDHALRNAVGKTFNRLDVDGGTSTNDTVLLLSSGASGVTVTPEEFEAALTVLAADLVQQLQADAEGVTKHVSITVQGAASEAEALAAAKVVAEDNLCKTAFFASDPNWGRIAMAVGNAPTAFDPALLDITLNGAAICVAGGKGVDRSEADLSGLEIDVVIDLHAGSASATVLTTDLSHAYVEENSAYSS; this comes from the coding sequence GTGACCGTCGATATCACCCCGGACACCGCGCTGGATCCAGGAGTCGATCGGAGCGCCGGGGTCACCGCGCCGGCCGGCTTCCGCGCGGCCGGAGTGATCGCCGGGATCAAACCGGCCGGTACGCCGGACCTGACCGTTGTCGTGAACGACGGCCCGCACGACGTCGCCGCCGGCGTCTTCACCACCAACAAGGTGAAGGCCGCGCCGGTGCTCTGGTCGCAGCAGGTCCTGACCGCCGGCGTACTGAAGGCCGTCGTCCTGAACTCCGGCGGCGCGAACGCCTGCACCGGGCCGGAAGGTTTTCAGGACACCCACAAGACCGCCGAAGAGCTGGCATCGCTGCTGGGTGTGGGCGCCGCCGAGGTCGGCGTCTGCTCGACCGGCCTGATCGGCGAACGCCTTCCGATGGCGGCTCTGATCCCGGGACTTTCGCTGGCCGTGGATGCGTTGGGCAACGGTCCCGAGCACGGTCTGGCCGCGGCCACCGCGGTGATGACGACCGACAACGTGCCGAAGCAGGCCGCGCTGAAGCACCCGGGCGGCTGGAGCATCGGTGGGTTCGCGAAGGGCGCCGGGATGTGCGCGCCGAACATGGCGACGATGCTGAGCGTCATCACCACCGACGCCGTGCTGGACCAGCCGCACCTCGACCACGCGCTCCGGAACGCGGTCGGCAAGACCTTCAACCGGCTCGACGTCGACGGTGGTACGTCGACCAACGACACCGTGTTGCTGCTCAGCTCGGGCGCGTCCGGCGTGACCGTGACGCCCGAGGAGTTCGAGGCCGCGCTGACCGTACTGGCTGCTGACCTGGTGCAGCAGTTGCAGGCCGACGCCGAGGGTGTCACCAAGCACGTCAGCATCACCGTCCAGGGCGCGGCGTCCGAGGCGGAGGCGCTGGCCGCCGCCAAGGTCGTTGCCGAGGACAACCTGTGCAAGACCGCGTTCTTCGCCTCCGACCCGAACTGGGGCCGGATCGCGATGGCGGTCGGCAACGCGCCCACCGCCTTCGACCCGGCGCTGCTCGACATCACCCTGAACGGTGCCGCCATCTGCGTCGCCGGCGGCAAGGGCGTCGACCGTTCCGAGGCCGACCTCAGCGGTCTGGAGATCGACGTGGTGATCGACCTGCACGCCGGCTC
- a CDS encoding GNAT family N-acetyltransferase — MKYLELDPDDALDPGVRADLLDTWVAATNAGGAVGYTPPAPVEQIAENLDGALGRIASGTDLLGVLHTGERYAGMGMLVSRGSALNAHWRTVLRVMVHPEYQGNGAGRMLMEGLRGSAVDLGLEQLQLTVRGGLGLENFYGPLGYRVVGAHPRAVRVAPDDYRDEVMLVLDL, encoded by the coding sequence GTGAAGTACCTGGAACTCGATCCGGACGACGCGCTCGACCCGGGCGTGCGGGCGGACCTGCTGGACACCTGGGTGGCGGCGACCAACGCCGGCGGCGCGGTCGGGTACACACCGCCGGCGCCGGTCGAGCAGATCGCCGAGAACCTCGACGGCGCTCTCGGCCGGATCGCCAGCGGTACGGATCTACTCGGCGTACTGCACACGGGTGAGCGGTACGCCGGAATGGGCATGCTGGTGAGTCGCGGCAGCGCACTGAACGCGCACTGGCGGACCGTGCTGCGCGTGATGGTTCATCCGGAGTACCAGGGCAACGGCGCCGGCCGGATGCTGATGGAGGGTCTGCGCGGCTCCGCGGTCGATCTCGGCCTGGAGCAACTGCAGCTGACCGTCCGCGGCGGGCTCGGGCTGGAGAACTTCTACGGCCCACTCGGCTACCGCGTCGTCGGCGCCCACCCGCGCGCCGTTCGGGTCGCCCCGGACGACTACCGCGACGAGGTCATGCTGGTGCTGGACCTGTAG